The window GTCCACGCAACGCTTTTCTCCCGCTGCCGGCAAGATTGTGCGCTTTGGCATGCAGTGGCTACTTGCGGATTTCCCGACAACCCGCTTATCATTGGCCGCTCTATCGGATTGTTACAATTTCGATATCAGGCCGGCAAAATGCCGCCTGCTGCGGCCAAGCATGTATGATGCGCGGGCCGAACCACTTAATATAGTACGACGAGAAAACCTATGACCAAAACCCTCATCATCGCCGAGAAGCCCTCCGTCGCGAACGATATCGCCAAGACGCTGGGCGGCTTCACCAAGCACGATGAGTACTTCGAATCGGACGAATATGTCCTGTCGTCGGCTGTCGGCCACCTGCTGGAAATCGCGGTGCCGGAAGAGCACGACGTCAAGCGCGGCAAGTGGAGCTTTGCCCACCTGCCCATGATTCCCCCGTATTTCGCGCTCAACCCGATCGCCAAGACCGAAGCACGCCTCAAGGTCTTGAACAAGCTGATCAAGCGCAAGGATGTCACCCAACTGATCAACGCATGCGATGCCGGGCGCGAAGGCGAGCTGATTTTCCGCCTGATCGCGCAGAACGCCAAGGCCAAGCAGCCGATCAAGCGCCTGTGGCTGCAATCGATGACGCCGGGCGCGATCCGCGACGGCTTCACGCAACTGCGCAGCGACGAAGAAATGCTGCCGCTGGCCGACGCCGCGCGCTGCCGTTCGGAAGCGGACTGGCTGATCGGCATCAACGGCACCCGCGCCATGACCGCCTTCAACTCCAAGGAAGGCGGCTTCTACCTGACCACCGTGGGCCGCGTGCAAACGCCGACCCTGTCGATCGTGGTCGAGCGCGAAGACAAGATCAAGAAATTCATCTCGCGCGATTACTGGGAAGTGCGCGCCGAGTTCGTGTGCGCCGCCGGCGTGTACGAAGGGCGCTGGCTCGACCAGTCCTTCAAGAAGGACGAGAACGACCCCGAGAAGCGCCCCGAGCGCCTGTGGAGCAAGGCAGCGGCCGACAGCATCGCCATGGCTTGCAAGGGCCGCCAGGGCAATGTAACGGAAGAATCGAAGCCGACCACCTCGATGGCGCCGGCCCTGTTCGACCTGACCAGCCTGCAGCGCGAAGCCAACGGCCGTTTCGGCTTTTCGGCCAAGAACACGCTCGGCCTGGCCCAGGCGCTGTATGAAAAGCACAAGGTGCTGACGTACCCGCGTACCGATTCGCGCCATCTGCCGGAAGACTACATCAACACCGTCAAGGACACCATGGTGAGCCTGGCGGAAAACAATAACTACCACCAGTTCGCCAAGCAGATCACCGACAAGGGCTGGGTCAAGCCGAACAAGCGCATCTTCGACAACACCAAGATCTCGGATCACTTCGCGATCATCCCGACCACGCTGGCGCCGAAGAATCTGTCGGAGCCGGAACAGAAGCTGTACGACCTGGTCACGCGCCGTTTCATGGCCGTGTTCTTCCCGCCTGCGGAATTCCAGGTCACCACCCGCTTTACCGAAGTGTCCGGCCACCAGTTCAAGACTGAAGGCAAGGTCATGACCAATCCGGGCTGGCTGGCGATCTACGGCAAGGAAGCGTCGACCGACAGCGACAAGGACGACAACACCGGCGGCAACCTGGTTCCCGTGGCCAAGGGTGAAAAAGTGCAGACCGAAAAAGTCAGCCCGAACGCCCTGGTCACCAAGCCGCCCGCGCGCTATTCGGAAGCGACCCTGCTGTCGGCCATGGAAGGCGCCGGCAAGCTGATCGACGACGATGAACTGCGCGACGCCATGGCCGGCAAGGGCCTAGGCACGCCAGCGACGCGCGCGGCCATCATCGAAGGCTTGCTGGGCGAGCGCTACCTGCTGCGCGAAGGGCGCGAACTGATTCCGACCGCCAAGGCATCGCAACTGATGACTTTGCTCCGCGGCCTCGGCGTGAACGAACTGACCGCGCCGGAACTGACGGGCGAATGGGAATACAAGCTGTCGCAAATGGAGAAGGGCAAGATTTCGCGTGACGAGTTCATGCGTGAAATTGCCCAGATGACCCAGATCATCGTCAAGCGCGCCAAGGAGTACAACAACGACACCATTCCCGGCGACTACGCGACCTTGCACACGCCGTGCCCGAACTGCGGCGGCGTGGTCAAGGAAAACTATCGCCGTTTCGCCTGCACCAAGTGCGAATTCAACATGAGCAAGACGCCTGGCAGCCGCCAGTTCGAGATCGCCGAAGTTGAAGAGTTGCTGGAAAAACGCACGATCGGCCCGATGCAGGGCTTCCGCTCGAAGATGGGGCGTCCGTTTGCCGCGATTCTGCGCATCGTGCGCGATGAAGATATCAAGAATTGCAAGCTGGAGTTCGATTTCGGCCAGAACGATGAAGGCGGCGAAGATGGCGAAGGCGTCGACTTCACCGGCCAGACCGCGCTCGGACCGTGCCCGAAATGCGCCGCCGGCGTAT of the Massilia violaceinigra genome contains:
- a CDS encoding DNA topoisomerase III; the protein is MTKTLIIAEKPSVANDIAKTLGGFTKHDEYFESDEYVLSSAVGHLLEIAVPEEHDVKRGKWSFAHLPMIPPYFALNPIAKTEARLKVLNKLIKRKDVTQLINACDAGREGELIFRLIAQNAKAKQPIKRLWLQSMTPGAIRDGFTQLRSDEEMLPLADAARCRSEADWLIGINGTRAMTAFNSKEGGFYLTTVGRVQTPTLSIVVEREDKIKKFISRDYWEVRAEFVCAAGVYEGRWLDQSFKKDENDPEKRPERLWSKAAADSIAMACKGRQGNVTEESKPTTSMAPALFDLTSLQREANGRFGFSAKNTLGLAQALYEKHKVLTYPRTDSRHLPEDYINTVKDTMVSLAENNNYHQFAKQITDKGWVKPNKRIFDNTKISDHFAIIPTTLAPKNLSEPEQKLYDLVTRRFMAVFFPPAEFQVTTRFTEVSGHQFKTEGKVMTNPGWLAIYGKEASTDSDKDDNTGGNLVPVAKGEKVQTEKVSPNALVTKPPARYSEATLLSAMEGAGKLIDDDELRDAMAGKGLGTPATRAAIIEGLLGERYLLREGRELIPTAKASQLMTLLRGLGVNELTAPELTGEWEYKLSQMEKGKISRDEFMREIAQMTQIIVKRAKEYNNDTIPGDYATLHTPCPNCGGVVKENYRRFACTKCEFNMSKTPGSRQFEIAEVEELLEKRTIGPMQGFRSKMGRPFAAILRIVRDEDIKNCKLEFDFGQNDEGGEDGEGVDFTGQTALGPCPKCAAGVFEMGLAYVCEHSVAKPKTCDFRSGRIILQQEILPEQMVKLLNDGKTDLMPGFVSQRTRRPFKAFLVKGKDGKISFEFEERKAKAPAKGKAAAVADPEGDEAAPATAKKAAPAKKAAAKKAPAKKAAAKKPAAKKAAVKKVVAEE